A single region of the Candidatus Reconcilbacillus cellulovorans genome encodes:
- a CDS encoding Holliday junction DNA helicase RuvA: MTRVLGLDYGEKRIGVAVSDELGWTAQGVAVIERRDPASDLERIREIAENYGVSEIVVGLPKNMNGTVGRQGEICIAFARRLEATLKLPVRLQDERLTTAAAERILLEADVGRRKRRRVTDRLAAAVILQTYLDSRRKG; the protein is encoded by the coding sequence GTGACGCGCGTGCTCGGCCTCGACTACGGGGAAAAGCGGATCGGCGTCGCCGTCAGCGACGAGCTGGGCTGGACGGCGCAGGGCGTCGCGGTGATCGAACGGCGCGATCCGGCGTCGGACCTCGAACGGATCCGGGAAATCGCCGAAAACTACGGCGTCTCGGAAATCGTCGTAGGCTTGCCGAAAAACATGAACGGCACGGTTGGCAGACAAGGCGAGATTTGCATCGCATTCGCCCGCCGTCTCGAAGCAACATTAAAATTGCCGGTTCGCCTACAGGACGAGCGCCTGACCACCGCCGCCGCAGAGCGCATCCTGCTGGAGGCGGACGTCGGGCGGCGCAAGCGCAGACGTGTGACGGACCGGTTGGCGGCGGCCGTCATATTGCAGACGTATCTTGATTCCCGGAGAAAGGGGTGA
- a CDS encoding alanine--tRNA ligase — MKASEIRHKWLDFFASKGHRIEPSASLVPHNDPSLLWINAGMAPLKPYFDGRIKPDNPRIANVQKCLRTNDIENVGKTRRHHTFFEMLGNFSIGDYFKEEAIAWAWEFLTDRRWIGFDPERLSVTVHPEDEEAYRLWNEKIGIPAKRIYPTADNFWDIGEGPCGPCTEIFYDRGPAYGDAGDPECRPGGENERYLEVWNLVFSQYNHNPDGSYTPLPSKNIDTGAGLERLASLLQDVDSNFDTDLFRPIIDRTCEIAGVGYGVDETRDVALKVIADHVRAVTFAVGDGVLPSNEGRGYVIRRLLRRAVRYGRVLGVDRPFLWSLVATVGEVMGGFYPEVLERRAWIERVVRSEEERFHETLSEGLRILAEAVKRCREEGRDSISGEEAFRLYDTYGFPIDLTVDYAAEHGLAVDRDGFEREMEAQRSRARAARQEGGGMRVQGGPLDDLTEPSEFIGYTEWATDARIVAIVKGDARVETAEAGESCLVVLDRTPFYAESGGQVSDRGLIFGEYGSAAVDDVRKAPHGQHVHHVRVERGRLRVGDLVRAEIDRAMRADIVKNHTATHLLHRALKDVLGPHANQAGSLVAPDRLRFDFSHFGAVTAEELADIERRVNEQIWKAIDVSVMMKPLEEAKAMGAVALFGEKYGDIVRVVRVGDYSIELCGGCHVRNTAEIGVFRIVAETGIGSGVRRIEAVTGRAAYEYMDGQLRVLRSAADLLKTGVSDVAARVEGLVRQVREIERENESLRARLGVMEAAELAASARRAAGVAVVAARVSSRDMEGLRLLADELKRRLGSAVVALGTVHEGKGLLLAAVTPDLVAKGLHAGRLVKEMAAVCGGGGGGKPEMAQAGAKDVSKIDEALKLVDRWIAEQPVGG, encoded by the coding sequence ATGAAGGCAAGCGAAATCCGACACAAATGGCTCGACTTTTTCGCGTCGAAAGGACACCGGATTGAACCGAGCGCATCGCTCGTCCCGCACAACGATCCGTCGTTGCTCTGGATCAACGCCGGGATGGCGCCGCTCAAGCCGTATTTCGACGGCCGGATCAAGCCGGACAACCCGCGTATCGCCAACGTGCAGAAATGCCTGCGCACCAACGACATCGAAAACGTCGGCAAGACGCGCCGTCACCATACGTTTTTCGAAATGCTCGGCAATTTTTCGATCGGCGACTATTTCAAGGAAGAGGCGATCGCCTGGGCGTGGGAGTTTCTGACCGACCGCCGCTGGATCGGGTTCGATCCGGAGCGGTTGTCGGTGACCGTTCATCCGGAAGACGAAGAAGCATACCGGCTGTGGAACGAGAAAATCGGCATTCCTGCGAAACGCATTTATCCGACAGCGGATAATTTCTGGGATATCGGCGAAGGACCGTGCGGACCGTGCACGGAAATTTTTTACGACCGCGGGCCGGCTTACGGCGATGCCGGCGATCCGGAATGTCGCCCCGGTGGGGAAAACGAGCGTTATCTCGAAGTGTGGAATCTTGTTTTTTCCCAATATAACCATAATCCGGACGGAAGTTATACGCCGTTGCCCAGCAAAAACATCGATACGGGCGCGGGGTTGGAACGGCTCGCCTCGCTGCTCCAGGACGTCGATTCCAATTTCGATACCGATTTATTCCGGCCGATCATCGATCGGACGTGCGAAATCGCCGGCGTGGGGTACGGCGTCGACGAAACGCGCGACGTCGCGCTGAAGGTGATCGCCGATCACGTCCGCGCGGTGACGTTCGCGGTCGGCGACGGCGTGCTTCCTTCCAATGAAGGGCGCGGCTACGTCATCCGCCGCCTGCTGCGGCGGGCCGTCCGCTACGGCCGCGTGCTCGGCGTCGACCGTCCGTTTCTTTGGTCGCTCGTGGCGACGGTCGGCGAGGTGATGGGCGGGTTCTATCCGGAAGTCCTGGAGCGCCGAGCGTGGATCGAGCGCGTCGTCAGGTCGGAGGAGGAGCGTTTTCACGAAACGCTTTCCGAAGGTTTGCGCATTCTCGCCGAGGCGGTGAAGCGGTGCCGGGAGGAAGGCCGCGATTCGATCAGCGGCGAGGAGGCGTTCCGGCTTTACGACACGTACGGGTTTCCGATCGACCTGACGGTCGACTACGCGGCCGAACACGGCCTGGCGGTCGACCGCGACGGATTCGAACGGGAAATGGAGGCCCAACGGAGCCGGGCAAGAGCTGCCCGCCAGGAAGGCGGCGGCATGCGCGTGCAGGGCGGGCCGCTTGACGATCTGACGGAGCCGAGCGAGTTTATCGGATATACGGAATGGGCGACCGACGCGCGAATCGTCGCGATCGTCAAAGGCGACGCCCGCGTCGAAACGGCGGAGGCGGGCGAATCGTGCCTGGTCGTCCTCGACCGCACGCCGTTTTATGCCGAAAGCGGCGGGCAGGTGAGCGACCGCGGCTTGATCTTCGGCGAATACGGCTCCGCCGCCGTGGATGATGTCCGCAAGGCGCCGCACGGCCAGCATGTGCACCACGTCCGCGTCGAGCGCGGGCGCCTGCGGGTCGGCGATCTTGTGCGGGCGGAGATCGATCGGGCGATGCGCGCCGACATCGTGAAGAACCATACGGCGACTCACCTGTTGCATCGCGCGCTGAAAGACGTGCTCGGCCCGCATGCCAACCAGGCGGGATCGCTCGTCGCGCCCGACCGTCTTCGCTTCGACTTCAGCCATTTCGGCGCCGTCACCGCGGAGGAGTTGGCCGACATCGAACGCCGCGTCAACGAGCAAATCTGGAAGGCGATCGACGTCAGCGTCATGATGAAACCGCTCGAAGAAGCCAAAGCGATGGGCGCCGTCGCCCTTTTCGGCGAAAAGTACGGCGACATCGTGCGCGTCGTGCGGGTCGGCGATTACAGCATCGAGCTTTGCGGCGGCTGCCACGTCCGCAACACGGCGGAAATCGGCGTTTTCCGCATCGTCGCCGAGACCGGGATCGGTTCCGGCGTCAGACGCATCGAGGCCGTGACCGGACGGGCCGCTTATGAATATATGGATGGTCAGTTGCGGGTGTTGCGTTCGGCGGCGGACCTGCTCAAGACCGGCGTTTCGGACGTCGCCGCGCGCGTCGAGGGTCTCGTTCGGCAAGTGCGGGAAATCGAGCGCGAGAACGAATCGCTGCGCGCCCGGTTGGGTGTGATGGAGGCGGCCGAGTTGGCAGCTTCAGCGCGCCGGGCGGCCGGCGTTGCGGTCGTGGCCGCGCGCGTTTCGTCGCGCGACATGGAAGGTTTGCGCCTGCTGGCGGACGAGTTGAAACGCCGGCTTGGTTCGGCCGTCGTCGCTCTGGGCACGGTGCATGAGGGCAAAGGATTGCTGCTTGCCGCGGTGACGCCCGACCTTGTTGCAAAAGGCTTGCACGCCGGCCGGCTTGTCAAGGAGATGGCCGCCGTCTGCGGCGGAGGAGGCGGAGGAAAACCCGAAATGGCGCAAGCCGGCGCCAAGGACGTTTCCAAAATCGACGAAGCGCTGAAGCTGGTGGACCGGTGGATTGCCGAGCAGCCCGTGGGGGGGTGA
- a CDS encoding ABC transporter, which produces MSVAAVETVRLSKDYGDGRGCRDVTLRVERGEAFGLLGPNGAGKSTFVKMLVGLIRPTGGRASLFGFPAGSLEARRRIGYLPELFRFPEWLTGEEVLRYHARLCGLEGDRARSRIERLLEEVGIGRRGRDRIRHYSKGMQQRLGLACAMLGDPDLLILDEPASALDPVGRHEVRQILRRLSGQGKTIFLNSHLLEDVEWLCDRVALLHRGEIVAEGALAEMLREKKRRYLRVAGFSSFLLDWLQEESGVSVRIAVDRPSPDGESVWLEAEAENDERIGRLHYLIVEHGMTLYESVPVSERLDEWFLKIVSGTRTPG; this is translated from the coding sequence ATGAGCGTCGCCGCCGTCGAGACGGTCCGGCTGTCCAAGGATTACGGAGACGGCCGCGGTTGTCGGGACGTGACGCTGCGCGTGGAGCGCGGGGAAGCGTTCGGCCTGCTCGGGCCCAACGGCGCGGGTAAAAGCACGTTCGTCAAAATGCTGGTCGGGCTGATCCGCCCGACCGGCGGACGGGCGTCGCTGTTCGGATTTCCCGCCGGCTCGCTGGAGGCGCGGCGACGCATCGGTTATTTGCCGGAATTGTTCCGTTTTCCGGAATGGCTGACCGGCGAGGAAGTACTGCGGTATCACGCCCGTTTGTGCGGCCTGGAAGGCGACCGGGCGCGCAGTCGAATCGAGCGGCTGCTCGAGGAGGTCGGCATCGGTCGGCGCGGCCGCGACAGGATCAGACATTATTCCAAAGGGATGCAGCAGCGCCTCGGCCTTGCATGTGCGATGCTGGGCGACCCCGACCTGCTCATTCTCGACGAGCCCGCTTCCGCTCTTGATCCGGTCGGGCGCCACGAAGTCCGGCAAATTTTGCGGCGACTGAGCGGACAGGGGAAAACGATTTTTCTGAATTCCCATTTATTAGAAGATGTCGAATGGCTGTGCGACCGGGTCGCCCTTCTTCATCGCGGTGAGATCGTGGCCGAAGGAGCACTCGCAGAGATGTTGCGCGAAAAGAAACGCCGGTATTTGCGGGTGGCCGGTTTTTCCTCGTTTCTGCTCGACTGGCTCCAGGAGGAATCGGGCGTTTCCGTCCGCATCGCCGTCGACCGTCCTTCGCCGGACGGCGAGTCGGTGTGGCTGGAGGCGGAGGCGGAAAACGACGAGAGAATCGGTCGGCTGCATTATCTGATCGTCGAGCATGGGATGACGCTGTACGAATCCGTGCCGGTAAGCGAAAGGCTCGACGAATGGTTTTTGAAAATCGTTTCGGGCACGAGAACGCCGGGGTGA
- a CDS encoding RNA polymerase subunit sigma-24 — protein MEPAIPALFRELFYKHYPNVRRKIVSLVRDEAVAEDLAQETFLRLYLRPPDHPEMIPAWLHRVATRLAYDYLERRSRERHILEKSFFSAETVGESNEQIVMRRLEREEVQAWLSRLSARDRNVLMLRYAGMSYSEIAERLRVRRSLVGTMVHRATERLRREAEADRRRFQPNVDGGNQP, from the coding sequence TTGGAACCCGCCATTCCCGCTTTGTTTCGAGAATTGTTTTACAAGCATTATCCGAACGTCCGCCGGAAAATCGTTTCCCTCGTGCGCGACGAAGCCGTCGCGGAAGACCTCGCGCAAGAAACATTTTTGCGCCTTTATCTCCGGCCGCCGGACCATCCCGAAATGATCCCGGCGTGGCTGCATCGCGTCGCTACGAGGTTAGCCTACGATTATCTGGAACGGCGTTCCCGGGAGCGCCACATTCTTGAGAAATCATTTTTTTCTGCCGAAACGGTCGGCGAATCGAACGAACAAATCGTCATGCGCCGCCTCGAACGCGAAGAGGTACAAGCCTGGCTGTCGCGGTTGTCCGCTCGAGACCGCAACGTTCTCATGCTCCGGTATGCGGGGATGAGTTATTCGGAAATCGCGGAAAGACTCCGCGTCCGCCGCTCATTAGTCGGGACGATGGTTCACCGCGCGACCGAGCGGCTGAGAAGGGAAGCGGAGGCGGACCGGCGACGTTTTCAACCGAATGTCGACGGGGGGAATCAACCATGA
- a CDS encoding ribosome silencing factor: MEDTVETVVDRLVQAAENKKAMNVTVLDLRGISPVADFFVICHGNSDTQVYAIADEIRKTAGELGLRLRGVEGLDKARWVLIDAGDVVVHVFHRDEREYYGLERLWSDAKVVVGRV; encoded by the coding sequence ATGGAAGATACGGTTGAAACGGTCGTCGACCGCCTTGTTCAGGCGGCCGAAAACAAAAAGGCGATGAACGTGACGGTGCTCGATCTGCGCGGGATTTCGCCCGTCGCCGATTTTTTCGTGATTTGTCACGGCAATTCGGATACGCAGGTCTATGCGATCGCGGATGAGATCCGGAAGACGGCCGGCGAACTCGGGCTCCGGCTGCGCGGCGTCGAGGGACTGGACAAGGCGCGCTGGGTGCTGATCGATGCCGGCGACGTCGTCGTGCACGTCTTTCATCGCGACGAGCGTGAATATTACGGCCTCGAGCGGCTTTGGTCCGATGCGAAAGTCGTCGTCGGCCGGGTGTGA
- a CDS encoding HD domain-containing protein — protein sequence MSIERLKESAERQLTPDRWRHTLGVAETAVRLAQKYGADAAKAEIAAILHDYCKCWPREKQADVLRSHPELPQDLLEYDAELWHAHVGAWVVENELGVRDADVLNAIRWHTSGRIGMTLLEKIVCLADYIEPGRRFPGVDDIRRLAESDLDRALVAGFDATIRFLLDRGKKIYPLTVMSRNALLDEISGKEGIDGRYG from the coding sequence ATGTCGATTGAACGTCTGAAAGAATCGGCGGAACGCCAGCTGACGCCCGACCGCTGGCGCCATACGCTCGGCGTGGCGGAAACGGCCGTCCGCCTTGCGCAGAAGTACGGCGCCGACGCCGCGAAGGCGGAAATCGCCGCCATCCTGCATGATTATTGCAAATGCTGGCCGAGGGAAAAACAGGCGGACGTTCTGCGGAGCCATCCCGAGCTGCCGCAGGATTTGCTCGAGTACGACGCGGAGCTGTGGCATGCGCACGTCGGAGCATGGGTCGTCGAAAACGAGCTCGGCGTCCGCGACGCGGACGTCCTGAACGCGATCCGCTGGCATACGTCGGGGCGCATCGGCATGACCCTTCTGGAAAAAATCGTCTGTCTGGCGGACTATATCGAGCCCGGCCGCCGTTTTCCCGGAGTGGACGACATTCGCCGGCTGGCCGAGAGCGACCTCGACCGGGCGCTCGTCGCCGGGTTCGACGCGACGATCCGGTTTTTGTTGGATCGCGGCAAGAAAATTTATCCGCTGACGGTGATGAGCCGCAACGCATTGCTCGACGAGATTTCGGGCAAGGAGGGTATCGATGGAAGATACGGTTGA
- the nadD gene encoding nicotinate-nucleotide adenylyltransferase (transfers an adenyl group from ATP to NaMN to form nicotinic acid adenine dinucleotide (NaAD) which is then converted to the ubiquitous compound NAD by NAD synthetase; essential enzyme in bacteria) — MKIGVLGGTFDPVHIGHLLAAECAREEFRLDEVWFMPAYMAPHKANPPTASPFQRLRMLELATASHPGFRVSRLEIDRGGVSYTYETVRELKRLYPDGEFYWIVGADMAADLARWSRIEELVGEIRFIGLSRPGYGWKSADLPAHVAAAVAEAEMPAIGVSSTEIRRLLASGRSARYLVPEPVLDYIREQKLYVD; from the coding sequence GTGAAAATCGGCGTTTTGGGCGGGACGTTCGATCCCGTGCATATCGGGCATTTGCTGGCGGCCGAATGCGCGCGCGAGGAGTTCCGGCTCGACGAGGTATGGTTCATGCCGGCGTATATGGCGCCGCACAAGGCGAATCCGCCGACGGCCTCTCCTTTTCAGCGGCTGCGCATGCTGGAGCTGGCGACGGCGTCGCATCCCGGTTTCCGCGTCAGCCGACTCGAGATCGACCGCGGCGGCGTTTCGTACACGTACGAGACCGTTCGCGAGCTGAAGCGGCTGTATCCGGACGGCGAGTTTTACTGGATCGTGGGAGCGGACATGGCGGCCGACCTCGCACGCTGGTCGAGAATCGAGGAGCTTGTCGGAGAAATTCGGTTTATCGGGCTCAGCCGGCCGGGGTACGGATGGAAATCGGCGGATTTGCCCGCCCATGTCGCCGCAGCAGTCGCGGAAGCCGAGATGCCGGCGATCGGCGTATCGTCGACCGAAATCCGGAGACTCTTGGCGTCGGGCCGTTCGGCGCGGTATCTCGTGCCCGAACCGGTTTTAGACTATATTCGGGAGCAGAAACTGTATGTCGATTGA
- a CDS encoding shikimate dehydrogenase: MGRKMREIDAKTEVYGLIGDPVAHSRSPAMMNKAFREAGVNAVYAAFRVAKGMVRDALAGFRALGFRGANVTIPHKVDVLAFLDDVDDRARRIGAVNTIVNDGGRLVGYNTDGIGYVRSLKEETGVDLRGKRVLLIGAGGAARGVAFALADEGVGTIWIANRTAERAVSLAGDLARSADCKVEALDLSQAVRLCAEADVVVNCTSAGMAPSVDETPIATDALRPGMIVSDLVYNPPETKWLRAARAAGAVVHGGVGMFVYQGAYAFEYWTGLPAPVAAMRAAVEASLGLRADAEGDAP; this comes from the coding sequence ATCGGTCGCAAGATGCGGGAAATCGACGCCAAGACGGAAGTTTACGGCCTTATCGGCGATCCGGTGGCGCATTCGCGATCGCCGGCGATGATGAACAAGGCTTTCCGGGAGGCGGGCGTCAACGCGGTTTATGCGGCGTTTCGCGTGGCGAAGGGGATGGTGCGGGACGCGCTGGCGGGGTTCCGTGCGCTCGGGTTTCGCGGCGCCAACGTGACGATTCCGCACAAGGTGGACGTTTTGGCGTTTTTGGACGACGTCGACGACCGCGCCCGGCGCATCGGAGCAGTCAATACGATCGTCAACGACGGCGGTCGACTCGTCGGCTACAACACCGACGGCATCGGCTATGTCCGTTCGCTGAAGGAAGAGACCGGCGTCGATTTGCGCGGCAAACGCGTCCTACTCATCGGGGCCGGCGGTGCGGCGCGCGGAGTTGCGTTCGCCTTGGCGGACGAAGGCGTCGGGACGATCTGGATCGCCAACCGGACGGCCGAAAGAGCGGTTTCGCTCGCCGGCGACCTCGCGCGGTCGGCCGATTGCAAAGTCGAGGCCCTCGATCTGTCGCAGGCCGTTCGTCTATGCGCGGAGGCGGACGTCGTCGTCAATTGCACGTCGGCCGGCATGGCGCCGTCGGTCGATGAAACGCCGATCGCAACGGACGCGTTGCGGCCGGGGATGATCGTCAGCGACCTCGTCTACAATCCGCCCGAGACGAAATGGCTGCGCGCAGCGCGTGCGGCGGGCGCCGTCGTTCACGGCGGCGTCGGCATGTTCGTCTATCAGGGCGCGTATGCGTTCGAATATTGGACGGGCTTGCCGGCGCCGGTCGCCGCCATGCGCGCGGCCGTGGAAGCGTCGCTCGGCTTGCGCGCCGACGCGGAGGGAGACGCGCCGTGA
- a CDS encoding ribosome biogenesis GTPase YqeH, producing the protein MTDTGDFGRGSEAGRRCPGCGVLLQSERPSDAGYVPPEALERPDVVCRRCFRLRHYGDPAVLPAEVADVFDALNRIASTRCLVVHIVDLFDFEGSVVTGLHRFVGSNPVVLAVNKTDVLPAAVSRAKIERWVRARARELGLQPIGIVLMSARSGEGFDRLYEAMRLFRNGSETVVVGATNVGKSTLVNRLIRDLADRNANVTVSPFPGTTLDVIRIPLKDGSVVVDTPGIAYPWRLTEMVGPETVKELIPDGEIRPRVYQLNEGQTLFFGGLVRFDYLEGGRRSFTCFVPNDLRMHRTKIARADELWLRRRGDLLVPPYKEEEITRLPSPTVHAFTTPPGKRWDVSVSGLGWIQINGDAGARVELRAPKGVRVALRPAMLSGR; encoded by the coding sequence GTGACGGACACCGGCGATTTTGGACGCGGGAGCGAAGCCGGGCGGAGGTGCCCGGGCTGCGGCGTCCTGTTGCAGTCCGAGCGGCCGTCGGACGCCGGATATGTCCCGCCGGAAGCGCTGGAACGGCCGGATGTCGTCTGCAGGCGCTGTTTTCGGCTGCGACATTACGGCGATCCGGCGGTGTTGCCCGCCGAAGTGGCCGACGTGTTCGACGCGCTGAACCGGATCGCATCGACGCGGTGTCTCGTCGTGCATATCGTCGACCTGTTCGATTTCGAGGGCAGCGTCGTGACCGGGCTGCACCGTTTCGTCGGATCGAATCCGGTCGTTTTGGCGGTGAACAAGACCGATGTGTTACCCGCCGCCGTCAGCCGCGCCAAAATCGAGCGGTGGGTGCGTGCGCGGGCGCGGGAACTCGGGTTGCAACCGATCGGGATCGTGCTGATGAGCGCCCGCTCCGGCGAAGGCTTCGACCGTCTGTACGAAGCGATGCGGCTGTTCCGCAACGGATCCGAGACGGTTGTCGTCGGTGCGACGAACGTCGGCAAGTCGACGCTTGTCAACCGACTCATACGGGATTTGGCCGACCGGAACGCGAACGTGACGGTGTCGCCGTTTCCGGGAACGACGCTCGACGTCATCCGCATTCCGCTCAAAGACGGAAGCGTCGTCGTCGATACGCCCGGCATCGCCTATCCGTGGCGGCTGACCGAGATGGTCGGGCCGGAAACGGTCAAAGAGCTCATTCCCGACGGCGAAATCCGCCCGCGCGTCTATCAGCTGAATGAGGGGCAGACGCTGTTTTTCGGCGGACTGGTGCGGTTTGATTACCTCGAGGGCGGGCGTAGGTCGTTTACGTGTTTTGTGCCGAACGACCTGCGCATGCACCGTACGAAAATCGCCCGGGCCGACGAACTCTGGTTGCGGCGAAGGGGCGACTTGCTTGTTCCTCCTTACAAGGAAGAGGAAATCACCCGGTTGCCGTCCCCGACCGTTCATGCGTTCACCACGCCGCCGGGCAAGCGATGGGACGTGTCGGTCAGCGGCCTCGGCTGGATCCAGATCAACGGCGACGCCGGCGCGCGCGTCGAGCTCCGCGCGCCGAAAGGCGTGCGGGTCGCCTTGCGCCCGGCGATGTTGTCGGGACGCTGA
- a CDS encoding magnesium chelatase has product MNPAWEEAWNTAKRLKANLESCILGKGREIERLLVALFAGGHVLIEDVPGTGKTVLVKALACSIRGRFRRVQCNPDLLPTDVTGVSVFHPRDQTFVFRPGPVMANLLLVDEINRATTKTQSALLEAMEERAVSVDGETYPLPEPFLLLATQNPIEFEGTYPLPEAQLDRFLLRLRIGYPDVEAEKRMLRTHTVVHPVEALEPVTDTETVTAMQRLVRDAHVDDAVADYIVSIVQATRRHPHLALGASPRAAMGLYTAAKALAFLRGRDYVLPDDVKELARDVLAHRLVLNADARLDGVTAESVVDAVLANVRVPVRLEK; this is encoded by the coding sequence ATGAACCCCGCATGGGAAGAGGCCTGGAATACCGCGAAGCGGCTGAAGGCGAATCTGGAATCGTGCATTCTCGGCAAAGGCAGGGAGATCGAGCGGTTGCTCGTCGCCCTGTTCGCCGGCGGTCATGTGTTGATCGAAGACGTTCCAGGAACGGGAAAAACGGTGCTCGTCAAGGCGCTTGCCTGTTCGATCCGCGGACGGTTTCGCCGCGTCCAGTGCAATCCCGATCTGCTGCCGACGGATGTTACGGGCGTGTCCGTTTTTCATCCGCGGGACCAGACGTTCGTGTTCCGACCGGGGCCGGTGATGGCGAATTTGCTGCTTGTCGACGAGATCAACCGCGCGACGACGAAGACGCAGTCGGCGCTTTTGGAGGCGATGGAGGAGCGGGCGGTTTCCGTCGACGGGGAGACATACCCGCTGCCGGAACCGTTTCTTTTGCTCGCGACGCAAAACCCGATCGAATTCGAGGGAACATATCCGCTGCCGGAGGCGCAACTTGACCGGTTTTTGCTGCGGCTGCGCATCGGTTATCCGGATGTCGAGGCGGAAAAACGGATGTTGAGGACGCATACGGTCGTCCATCCCGTCGAGGCGCTCGAGCCGGTGACCGATACGGAAACGGTGACCGCGATGCAGCGGCTCGTCCGCGATGCGCACGTCGACGACGCGGTGGCGGATTATATCGTGTCGATCGTGCAGGCGACGCGGCGGCATCCGCATCTGGCGCTCGGCGCAAGTCCCCGCGCGGCGATGGGGCTTTATACGGCGGCGAAAGCGCTCGCTTTTCTGCGCGGGCGAGACTACGTCCTGCCGGACGACGTCAAGGAGCTGGCGCGCGATGTGCTGGCGCACCGGCTCGTGCTGAACGCGGACGCACGGCTGGACGGCGTGACGGCCGAGTCGGTCGTCGACGCGGTGCTGGCGAACGTACGAGTGCCGGTCCGATTGGAGAAATGA
- a CDS encoding stage V sporulation protein AE: MWQTNVSQAIGPFVWAFVVGGLICVIGQILIDVFRQTPAHTMTMLVVAGAVLDGFGLYDPLIRFAGAGATVPITSFGHALVHGALNELQTDGWIGVLTGIFEVTSAGVSAAIIFSFLGALVARPKG; encoded by the coding sequence ATGTGGCAGACCAACGTCTCGCAGGCGATCGGGCCGTTCGTCTGGGCGTTCGTCGTCGGCGGGCTGATTTGCGTGATCGGACAAATTCTGATCGACGTCTTCCGCCAGACGCCGGCGCACACGATGACGATGCTCGTCGTGGCGGGAGCTGTGCTGGACGGTTTCGGGTTGTACGACCCGCTCATCCGGTTCGCCGGTGCCGGCGCGACGGTCCCGATCACCAGTTTCGGCCATGCGCTCGTGCATGGAGCTCTGAACGAGTTGCAGACGGACGGTTGGATCGGGGTGCTGACCGGTATTTTCGAGGTAACGAGCGCGGGCGTGTCGGCTGCGATCATTTTTTCGTTTCTAGGTGCTCTCGTCGCCCGGCCGAAAGGTTGA
- a CDS encoding radical SAM protein codes for MSDAVYEPIRVKTMLNAVRAPSMPFSWSMNPYKGCRHGCSFCYARYFHTYMGEKANDRFQNHIYVKENAAEALEAQLRRLASRPRGLAGVGPVAIGTATDPYQPREAKERITRRCLEVLAEYGISASITTRSPLVLRDADILRKLPSVTVNISVNTLNPAVWRAFEPHSPRPDKRLEAVRRLNDAGIRAGVFLAPILPLITDGKSCLNAVVERAAEAGAAFVAPSVLRLATPEVKAWFFRALRRYNARLVDRYADLYDRSAHPPASYRAAVLGAVEAALRRVGLPAGAAVDEAEPQDTASPATAASDESPADSGAQPVQLCLPI; via the coding sequence ATGTCCGACGCCGTCTACGAACCGATCCGGGTCAAGACGATGCTCAACGCCGTCCGCGCGCCGTCGATGCCGTTTTCGTGGTCGATGAACCCGTATAAAGGCTGTCGTCACGGGTGCAGCTTTTGTTATGCAAGGTATTTTCATACTTATATGGGAGAAAAAGCTAACGATCGGTTTCAAAATCACATTTACGTCAAGGAAAACGCCGCGGAAGCGCTGGAAGCCCAGCTTCGCCGCCTGGCAAGCCGGCCGCGCGGGTTGGCCGGCGTCGGCCCCGTCGCCATCGGAACGGCGACCGATCCTTATCAGCCGCGGGAAGCGAAGGAACGAATCACCCGGCGTTGTCTTGAAGTTTTGGCGGAATACGGCATTTCCGCGTCCATTACGACGCGTTCTCCGCTCGTTCTACGGGATGCGGACATCTTGCGCAAACTGCCGTCCGTAACCGTCAACATCAGCGTCAACACGCTGAACCCCGCCGTCTGGCGGGCGTTCGAGCCGCACTCCCCCCGGCCCGACAAACGGCTCGAGGCGGTGCGCCGGCTGAACGACGCCGGCATTCGGGCGGGCGTCTTTCTTGCGCCGATCTTGCCGCTGATTACGGACGGCAAATCGTGCTTGAACGCCGTCGTCGAGCGGGCGGCCGAAGCCGGCGCGGCATTCGTGGCGCCGTCCGTGCTGCGGCTGGCAACGCCAGAAGTGAAAGCTTGGTTTTTCCGCGCCCTGCGCCGATACAACGCGCGTTTGGTCGACCGATACGCCGATCTGTACGACCGCTCGGCCCATCCGCCGGCCTCTTATCGGGCGGCCGTTTTAGGCGCAGTCGAAGCGGCGCTGCGGCGCGTCGGCCTTCCCGCCGGTGCGGCGGTCGACGAAGCGGAACCGCAAGATACCGCCTCGCCGGCGACCGCAGCGTCGGACGAATCCCCGGCCGACAGCGGTGCGCAACCCGTTCAACTCTGTCTGCCGATATGA